One Phoenix dactylifera cultivar Barhee BC4 chromosome 8, palm_55x_up_171113_PBpolish2nd_filt_p, whole genome shotgun sequence genomic window carries:
- the LOC120111481 gene encoding uncharacterized protein LOC120111481, producing the protein MQLAAQPVQPIESYYERFRRLNPPMFNGGSDPMIAEAWIRELEKMYELLQFPEEVKVKLATSMLRGSADSWWIAMETAYEVNGTAWGDFKRIFYAKYFSDSVRQMKQNEFLSLTQSEHMTVLDYVNKFDELGRFCPQFMEDDMSRANRFEQGLRHEIRSRTSSQLITSYMDILDRALRVEAELKRSDRERADLMRSRSDRSQSGRPWDFRGTPIQEKPRVRNYSSRSHSGIINITIADPRARTYSSRSHSGPYMRRARACYSCGRTGHLVRDCPYKRRNELRPPVPGDQRPRGNARVLH; encoded by the coding sequence ATGCAGTTAGCTGCCCAACCTGTACAGCCGATAGAATCCTATTACGAGAGGTTCCGTAGGCTGAATCCACCGATGTTTAATGGTGGGTCCGATCCCATGATAGCTGAGGCCTGGATCCGGGAATTGGAGAAGATGTATGAGTTACTTCAATTTCCCGAGGAGGTAAAAGTCAAACTAGCTACCTCCATGCTAAGAGGGAGTGCTGACTCTTGGTGGATTGCTATGGAGACAGCATATGAGGTCAACGGAACGGCCTGGGGAGATTTTaagagaatattttatgctaagTACTTTTCGGACTCGGTTAGGCAAATGAAGCAGAATGAGTTTTTATCGCTGACTCAGTCCGAGCATATGACTGTCTTGGATTACGTCAATAAGTTTGATGAGCTGGGTCGATTctgcccccagttcatggaggatGATATGAGTAGAGCCAACCGGTTCGAACAAGGGCTTAGACATGAGATCAGGTCCCGGACATCTTCACAGTTAATTACCAGCTATATGGATATTTTGGACAGAGCCTTGAGAGTAGAGGCTGAATTGAAAAGATCTGATAGAGAAAGGGCTGACCTGATGAGATCCAGATCAGACAGAAGTCAGAGTGGCAGGCCATGGGATTTCAGGGGCACTCCAATTCAAGAGAAGCCCAGGGTCCGCAATTACTCTAGCAGATCCCATAGtggaatcatcaatatcaccatagCAGATCCCAGAGCCCGCACTTACTCTAGCAGATCCCATAGTGGGCCCTATATGAGGAGAGCGAGGGCATGTTATAGTTGTGGGCGGACTGGACACCTGGTACGTGATTGCCCATACAAGAGGAGGAATGAGCTCAGACCTCCTGTACCTGGTGACCAGAGGCCAAGAGGTAATGCTCGAGTTTTACACTGA
- the LOC120111562 gene encoding transcription factor ILI3-like, producing MSSSRRRITDEEINELISKLQTLLPESRRRNIGRASASKLLKETCSYIKSLHQEVDDLSDRLSDLIATMDSNSPQAEIIRSLLRS from the exons ATGTCGTCGAGCCGGAGGAGGATCACGGATGAGGAGATCAATGAGCTCATCTCCAAGCTCCAAACTCTGCTCCCCGAGTCCCGTCGCCGGAACATAGGCAGG GCATCAGCGTCGAAGCTGCTGAAGGAGACGTGCAGCTACATCAAGAGCTTGCATCAGGAGGTGGACGACCTAAGTGACCGGCTGTCCGACCTCATAGCTACGATGGACTCCAACAGCCCCCAGGCTGAGATCATCAGGAGCCTCCTTAGGTCCTAG